A single genomic interval of Helianthus annuus cultivar XRQ/B chromosome 6, HanXRQr2.0-SUNRISE, whole genome shotgun sequence harbors:
- the LOC110928292 gene encoding senescence-specific cysteine protease SAG12 gives MEGLPLKRTTLLQENTESPSISQKPSALRITGYGRVPPYDLHALKWAIIHGPVTACIEATPEFCQHCQEGIFRGKFIFLNHVVLITGFGRTLYGERFFEIQNSWGTEWGNKGKTLIIDEGYCNLAAYAHYPTMYGI, from the exons ATGGAGGGCTTGCCACTGAAAAGGACTACCCTTTTACAAGAAAATACGGAGTCTCCAAGTATAAG CCAAAAGCCGTCAGCATTACGCATTACGGGCTACGGACGAGTTCCCCCATACGATTTACATGCCTTGAAGTGGGCTATAATCCATGGACCTGTTACCGCGTGTATTGAAGCCACACCTGAGTTTTGCCAACATTGTCAG GAGGGCATCTTTAGAGGGAAATTCATTTTTCTAAATCACGTTGTCCTTATCACTGGGTTTGGCAGAACCCTATATGGAGAACGCTTTTTTGAAATTCAAAACTCATGGGGAACAGAGTGGGGCAACAAGGGGAAAACCCTTATAATTGATGAGGGATATTGCAACCTTGCAGCATACGCCCATTACCCAACTATGTATGGAATTTAG